A portion of the Pedobacter cryoconitis genome contains these proteins:
- a CDS encoding Nif3-like dinuclear metal center hexameric protein, protein MTRLAVITKHLEAYAPLNYQEDYDNSGLLTGDMNQEITGALVALDCTEDVVDEAIARNCNLIITHHPIVFKGLKKFTGKNYVERVIVKAIQNNIALYAIHTNLDSVQHGVNGVICKRLGLKQPKILAPKDGILKKLVTFCPTAQVNRLREALFAAGAGNIANYSECSFNAVGVGTFKASAGTQPFVGQQGVQHQEPEVRIETVFLIQDERKVLLALLENHPYEEVAYDIYPLENKLNTVGSGMVGWLDEEMDAADFLRFVKSRMNVSVIRHTKDTGRKIKKVAVCGGSGSFLLGNAIAAGADAFITSDFKYHEFFDADGKLIIADIGHFESEQFTSDLLVDIVQRKFPELPVRLTEVNTNPIQYFY, encoded by the coding sequence ATGACGAGATTAGCTGTAATTACTAAACATCTGGAGGCTTACGCACCGTTAAATTATCAGGAAGATTATGATAATTCGGGCTTGCTGACAGGTGATATGAACCAGGAAATCACAGGGGCTTTAGTTGCTCTTGATTGTACTGAAGATGTTGTTGATGAGGCCATTGCCAGAAATTGTAATCTGATCATTACGCATCATCCGATTGTTTTCAAAGGATTGAAGAAGTTTACGGGTAAGAATTATGTCGAGCGCGTCATTGTGAAAGCAATTCAGAATAATATTGCTTTATATGCGATTCACACGAACCTTGATAGTGTCCAGCATGGTGTGAATGGAGTGATTTGCAAACGTCTGGGCTTAAAACAACCGAAAATTCTTGCGCCTAAAGACGGGATTCTGAAAAAGCTGGTTACTTTTTGCCCAACGGCACAGGTGAACAGATTAAGAGAAGCTCTTTTTGCTGCCGGTGCCGGAAATATCGCGAATTACAGCGAGTGTAGTTTCAACGCAGTGGGTGTAGGTACATTTAAGGCTTCGGCAGGTACGCAGCCTTTTGTTGGTCAGCAAGGAGTACAGCATCAGGAACCTGAAGTGAGAATTGAAACGGTATTTTTAATACAGGATGAAAGAAAAGTATTGCTTGCATTGCTTGAAAATCATCCTTATGAAGAGGTTGCCTACGATATTTATCCACTGGAAAATAAGTTAAACACAGTTGGATCAGGCATGGTCGGCTGGCTGGATGAAGAGATGGATGCCGCTGATTTTCTGAGATTTGTAAAATCAAGGATGAATGTAAGCGTGATCAGACATACAAAGGATACAGGCCGGAAAATTAAAAAAGTAGCTGTTTGCGGAGGTTCTGGTAGTTTTCTGCTGGGAAACGCAATTGCAGCTGGTGCTGATGCTTTTATTACATCAGATTTTAAGTATCATGAATTTTTTGATGCAGATGGAAAACTGATTATTGCGGATATCGGACACTTTGAAAGTGAACAATTCACTTCTGATTTACTGGTAGATATTGTGCAAAGAAAATTC
- a CDS encoding TM2 domain-containing protein — MYNSPFMMLPGITPQEFSYLQSMTAGFNEQQLNGFLMIYNSKRRNPDDMVLYCVLGFFVPGLSRFLVNQIGMGILYFFTYGLCMIGTIIDLVNYKNLAFEYNQKVAFESLQMAKMGAITQ; from the coding sequence ATGTACAATTCACCATTTATGATGCTTCCGGGCATCACGCCTCAGGAGTTTTCTTACTTGCAATCTATGACTGCGGGTTTTAATGAGCAACAGCTGAATGGGTTTCTGATGATTTACAATAGCAAAAGAAGAAATCCGGATGATATGGTACTTTATTGTGTTTTGGGATTTTTTGTACCTGGATTATCCAGGTTTCTGGTTAATCAGATCGGCATGGGAATCCTTTACTTTTTTACCTATGGTTTATGCATGATTGGAACAATTATAGATTTGGTAAATTATAAAAATCTGGCTTTTGAATACAATCAGAAAGTGGCTTTTGAAAGTTTACAAATGGCAAAAATGGGTGCAATTACCCAATAA
- a CDS encoding DUF2752 domain-containing protein, which translates to MLNCLGRIPLELVFWLTGILLLAIAEPQGHGQVHHFTLCPLANLGLDWCPGCGLGRSITQLFHGNLDESIHQHWLGVPAVIIIGLRIVTLGKYEWKKIRIE; encoded by the coding sequence ATGCTTAACTGCTTAGGCCGCATACCGCTGGAGTTGGTTTTCTGGTTGACAGGTATACTATTGTTGGCAATTGCTGAACCCCAGGGACATGGGCAGGTACATCATTTTACCCTTTGCCCTTTAGCAAATCTGGGTTTGGACTGGTGTCCGGGCTGTGGGTTGGGGAGATCGATTACGCAATTGTTCCATGGCAATTTAGATGAAAGTATTCATCAGCACTGGTTGGGCGTACCTGCAGTAATTATTATCGGTTTGAGAATTGTTACACTTGGAAAGTACGAGTGGAAAAAAATAAGAATAGAATAA
- the mfd gene encoding transcription-repair coupling factor — protein MNIRDLINRYKTDERIEALAKTLNSGKGNKLQLKGLVGSADATIAVTTYFLLHKPQLFILPDREEAAYFMADLESILEKEVLIFPSSFRKAFDFTQVDTANVLARAEVLNELNHNSSFGKIVVTYPEALAEKVINRAVLEKNTLEISLGVKLGIDFINEFLVDYDFNRTDFVYEPGQFSIRGGIVDIFSFSHDLPYRIEFFGDEVESIRTFEIESQLSVEDVKTFTIIPNVQSKYLTESNINLLDYVENDTQLWFKDVQFTLDVIKTGYKKAVELWKALPAKEKQENLDWIDPKFAFSDERMIGDILHDFSVIEFGKQFFYKTDNVFLFDTKPQPSFNKDFNLLIHNLKENEKNGIHNFISSSSPKQTERLYAILDDIDKTAKFVPVNIQLREGFIDPQQSIAFYTDHQIFDRFYKYKLKRGYQRSQAITMKDLRDLKPGDFVTHIDHGIGKYAGLEKVEVNGKTQEMIRLVYADNDLLYVNINSLNRIAKYSGKDGTPPKMNKLGTEAWDKLKKTTKKKVKDIARDLIKLYALRKSQVGTAFDPDGYLETELEASFIYEDTPDQMKATNDVKKDMEAPHPMDRLVCGDVGFGKTEIAIRAAFKAVANGKQAAVLVPTTILALQHFKTFSGRLKEFPCKVDYINRFKTNKQIKETLAQVEEGKVDIIIGTHRLLSKDVKFKSLGIMIIDEEQKFGVSAKEKLRALRVNVDTLTLTATPIPRTLHFSLMGARDLSIMSTPPPNRQPVNTELHVFNDKLIQEAVQFELDRGGQVFFIHNRVNDLPQLGGLIQTLVPKARIGIAHGQLDGDALEDVMLDFINGEKDVLVATTIIEAGLDIPNANTIIINHAHMFGLSDLHQMRGRVGRSNKKAFCYLLSPPLSTLTSEARKRLSAIEEFSDLGSGFNIAMRDLDIRGSGNLLGAEQSGFIAEIGFEMYHKILDEAIQELKSDEFKELFKDDKERPFVTFTQIDTDLELYIPDDYVTNITERYNLYTELSKLDNESQLTAFETSLKDRFGAVPKPVKTMLNVLRLQWTAKKLGFEKLSFKKGVLRGYFIADKQSNFFDSPMFHKILNFAQQHPRMCNLKEVKNTLRIAFEDLKTVDEAIQMLQMVAE, from the coding sequence GTGAACATCCGCGACCTGATCAATAGATATAAAACTGATGAGCGCATCGAAGCGCTTGCAAAGACCCTCAATTCGGGTAAAGGTAATAAACTTCAATTAAAAGGTTTAGTAGGCTCTGCCGATGCTACAATTGCCGTTACCACCTACTTCCTGCTGCATAAGCCACAATTATTTATTCTTCCTGACCGAGAAGAAGCCGCTTATTTTATGGCAGACCTGGAGAGTATACTTGAAAAAGAAGTCTTGATTTTCCCTTCCTCTTTCCGTAAAGCCTTTGATTTCACGCAGGTAGATACTGCTAATGTGCTGGCCAGAGCAGAAGTACTCAATGAACTGAATCACAACTCTTCTTTTGGAAAGATCGTGGTGACCTATCCTGAAGCGCTTGCCGAAAAAGTGATTAACAGAGCTGTCCTGGAAAAAAATACACTGGAAATAAGTTTAGGTGTAAAACTAGGCATTGACTTTATCAATGAATTTCTGGTTGATTATGACTTTAACCGCACCGATTTTGTTTATGAACCCGGTCAGTTCTCTATCCGTGGCGGTATCGTTGACATTTTCTCTTTTTCCCATGATCTTCCTTACCGGATAGAATTTTTTGGCGATGAAGTAGAGAGCATCCGGACTTTTGAAATAGAAAGTCAACTCTCCGTAGAAGACGTTAAAACCTTTACGATCATTCCTAACGTACAATCCAAATATCTGACAGAAAGCAATATTAACCTGCTGGATTATGTAGAAAATGATACACAGCTCTGGTTTAAAGATGTACAATTCACTTTGGATGTCATTAAAACCGGTTATAAAAAGGCCGTAGAATTATGGAAAGCACTCCCTGCAAAAGAGAAACAGGAAAATCTGGACTGGATTGACCCTAAATTTGCCTTTTCTGATGAAAGAATGATTGGAGATATTTTACATGATTTCTCTGTCATAGAGTTTGGAAAGCAATTCTTCTATAAAACTGACAACGTTTTCCTGTTTGACACCAAACCACAGCCCTCTTTCAACAAGGATTTCAATCTGCTGATCCATAATTTAAAAGAAAACGAGAAAAACGGAATTCATAACTTTATTTCCAGCTCTTCTCCTAAACAAACCGAGAGGTTGTACGCGATCTTAGACGATATTGATAAAACAGCAAAGTTCGTTCCCGTCAATATCCAGCTAAGAGAAGGTTTTATTGATCCGCAGCAATCTATAGCTTTTTATACCGATCACCAGATCTTTGACCGGTTCTATAAATATAAATTAAAAAGAGGTTATCAGCGTAGTCAGGCTATCACGATGAAAGACCTGAGGGACCTGAAACCAGGTGACTTCGTGACCCATATAGACCATGGTATTGGTAAATATGCCGGTTTAGAAAAGGTCGAAGTCAATGGCAAGACACAAGAAATGATCCGGTTGGTATACGCTGATAATGATCTGCTTTATGTCAATATCAACTCTTTAAACCGTATTGCAAAATACAGTGGAAAAGATGGTACACCACCTAAAATGAATAAACTGGGTACAGAAGCCTGGGATAAACTAAAAAAGACTACAAAAAAAAAAGTTAAAGACATTGCCCGGGACCTGATCAAACTCTACGCTTTGAGAAAATCTCAGGTAGGAACCGCATTTGATCCCGACGGCTATCTGGAAACTGAACTGGAAGCTTCCTTCATTTATGAAGACACACCCGATCAGATGAAAGCCACCAATGATGTCAAAAAGGACATGGAAGCCCCACATCCAATGGACAGGCTGGTTTGTGGTGACGTCGGATTTGGAAAAACAGAAATAGCCATCAGGGCTGCGTTTAAAGCTGTAGCAAACGGCAAACAGGCTGCGGTTCTGGTTCCAACAACTATTCTTGCTTTACAGCATTTCAAGACATTTTCAGGAAGACTAAAAGAGTTTCCCTGCAAAGTAGATTATATTAACCGTTTCAAGACCAATAAACAGATCAAAGAAACACTGGCACAAGTAGAAGAAGGTAAAGTAGACATCATTATCGGAACGCATCGTTTATTGAGTAAAGACGTGAAATTCAAGTCACTCGGTATTATGATTATCGATGAAGAACAGAAATTCGGTGTCTCTGCCAAAGAAAAATTACGTGCATTGCGTGTAAATGTAGATACCCTTACACTTACTGCTACACCAATACCAAGGACCTTGCATTTTTCACTCATGGGCGCAAGGGATTTATCCATTATGAGCACACCGCCACCAAACAGGCAGCCAGTTAATACTGAACTTCACGTTTTTAACGACAAACTTATCCAGGAAGCAGTGCAGTTTGAACTGGATCGTGGCGGACAAGTATTTTTTATCCATAACCGGGTAAATGACCTGCCACAACTCGGCGGATTGATACAAACACTTGTTCCAAAAGCCCGTATAGGTATCGCTCACGGACAATTAGACGGAGATGCGCTGGAAGATGTCATGTTAGATTTCATCAATGGAGAAAAAGACGTATTGGTAGCTACTACGATTATCGAAGCAGGTCTTGATATTCCAAATGCCAATACCATCATCATTAACCATGCCCACATGTTTGGTTTAAGTGATTTGCACCAGATGCGTGGAAGGGTAGGAAGATCTAATAAAAAAGCCTTCTGTTACCTTTTAAGCCCACCCTTATCCACATTGACCTCCGAAGCAAGGAAACGTTTGAGTGCTATTGAAGAGTTTTCTGATCTGGGCAGTGGTTTTAATATTGCTATGCGTGATCTGGATATCCGTGGTAGTGGAAACCTGCTGGGGGCAGAACAAAGCGGGTTCATTGCAGAAATAGGTTTTGAAATGTACCATAAGATATTAGATGAAGCAATACAAGAGCTCAAATCTGATGAATTCAAAGAATTATTCAAAGATGACAAGGAGCGCCCCTTCGTTACCTTTACACAAATAGATACAGATCTTGAATTATATATTCCGGATGATTATGTAACAAACATTACAGAGCGATATAACCTCTATACCGAACTTTCTAAGCTGGATAACGAATCACAGCTAACTGCGTTTGAAACTTCGTTAAAAGACCGCTTTGGTGCTGTTCCGAAGCCTGTGAAGACCATGTTGAATGTCCTGAGGCTACAGTGGACGGCCAAGAAGCTGGGATTTGAAAAATTAAGCTTTAAAAAAGGGGTATTAAGAGGCTATTTTATTGCCGATAAGCAATCCAATTTCTTCGATTCCCCAATGTTCCATAAAATATTGAACTTTGCGCAGCAGCATCCCCGGATGTGTAACCTGAAAGAAGTAAAAAACACCTTAAGAATTGCCTTTGAAGATCTGAAAACAGTAGACGAAGCTATTCAAATGCTGCAAATGGTTGCAGAATAA
- a CDS encoding DUF3820 family protein encodes MNPQLLNELVTFKMPFGKYKDKIICDLPESYLIWFNNQGLPPGKLGELIGTMYEIRLNGLEYLLKPLRTR; translated from the coding sequence ATGAATCCACAACTATTGAACGAGCTGGTGACCTTTAAAATGCCATTTGGCAAATACAAAGACAAAATAATCTGCGACTTACCAGAGTCGTATCTGATCTGGTTTAATAACCAGGGCCTTCCTCCAGGTAAACTTGGAGAACTGATCGGAACCATGTATGAAATCAGGCTAAATGGATTAGAATATCTGTTGAAACCATTGAGAACAAGATAA
- a CDS encoding phosphatidate cytidylyltransferase translates to MKTRAITAFFFTIVMLGSIFLGAVTFTFFYLFLSVFSLAEFYKLIKTSGIRPHRNIGLVVSAFIFLITAGYHLYQFDTKYLLLLIPLVSAVFLGELYKKDKIPFGNIAYTFVGFVYVTVPFCFFYSLAFIQDFKTHNYHLPLAFLLLLWASDTGAYLFGRKLGSHKLFERHSPKKTWEGFFGGMLTSVLVSFVISLFFTEIPFLVWAGMAVLIVSFGTLGDLVESMLKRSLNAKDSGTLLPGHGGLLDRFDGLLIAAPVVFAYLYLVLN, encoded by the coding sequence ATGAAAACCAGAGCAATAACAGCCTTCTTTTTTACGATTGTGATGTTAGGCTCTATTTTTCTGGGCGCTGTGACTTTTACTTTCTTTTATTTGTTTTTAAGTGTTTTTTCTCTGGCAGAATTTTATAAACTGATTAAAACATCTGGAATCAGACCGCACCGGAATATCGGTTTGGTGGTGAGTGCATTTATCTTTTTAATTACCGCGGGTTACCATTTGTATCAGTTTGACACCAAATATTTATTGTTGTTGATTCCGCTGGTTTCAGCAGTTTTCCTGGGTGAGCTTTACAAAAAAGATAAGATCCCATTTGGCAATATTGCTTATACTTTTGTAGGCTTTGTCTATGTAACGGTCCCTTTCTGTTTTTTCTATTCTTTAGCTTTTATACAAGATTTCAAAACACATAATTATCATTTACCCCTGGCTTTTTTACTTTTGTTATGGGCTAGTGATACCGGTGCTTATTTATTCGGCAGAAAACTAGGGAGCCATAAATTATTTGAGCGGCATTCTCCGAAAAAAACATGGGAAGGATTCTTTGGCGGCATGCTGACCAGTGTTTTAGTTTCTTTTGTGATTTCTTTATTTTTTACTGAAATACCATTTCTGGTTTGGGCTGGAATGGCTGTTTTAATTGTGAGTTTTGGTACGCTTGGGGATCTGGTAGAATCCATGCTTAAAAGAAGTTTGAATGCAAAGGATTCGGGTACACTTTTACCTGGGCATGGTGGTTTGCTTGATAGGTTTGATGGATTATTGATTGCGGCACCTGTTGTTTTTGCCTATTTGTACCTTGTTTTAAATTAA
- a CDS encoding DUF2007 domain-containing protein, with the protein MENNWVKVYTTENPVTAEIIKQGLIENDIAAVIMNKKDSSYQTFGVIEVLVNQKDFDAADTYIKSTETE; encoded by the coding sequence ATGGAAAACAATTGGGTTAAGGTTTATACCACAGAAAATCCTGTTACGGCAGAGATTATCAAACAAGGATTAATAGAAAATGATATTGCTGCTGTAATTATGAATAAAAAAGATTCTTCTTATCAGACTTTCGGTGTGATTGAAGTATTGGTGAATCAAAAGGATTTTGATGCTGCGGATACTTATATAAAATCTACGGAAACAGAATGA
- a CDS encoding CPBP family intramembrane glutamic endopeptidase: MNFIYNEAEEKDAYIQLLMILCYTILGLVIGSVLSLAVVVAVYGSDGLSNAAVLMSGDASSAAVLKVSQVLTTGCMFILPPLMLAWTEKIKISNFYSFKKPTASLLFLVFLIMLCSMPLMEWVGLANQKMVLPEFLKPLENWMRSKEDEAMKMTILLLNTKNISDFLINILVIALLPAIGEELMFRGGIQRSFTKMFKNPHVAIWISAFIFSAIHLQFFGFFPRLFLGAAFGYIYWWTGSLWYAMLAHFLNNAYAVSVAWYLQKHNIPLTEADNSSNFPWYAYVISLILSIFLFKYLKNKTTSGNGKQLG; the protein is encoded by the coding sequence ATGAATTTCATTTACAACGAAGCGGAAGAAAAGGATGCTTATATACAGCTACTTATGATCCTGTGTTATACGATATTAGGTTTGGTTATAGGCTCAGTACTAAGTTTAGCGGTAGTAGTGGCCGTTTACGGGAGCGATGGTTTAAGTAATGCAGCTGTTTTAATGAGCGGAGATGCCAGTTCTGCAGCTGTCCTTAAAGTTTCACAGGTTTTAACTACTGGCTGTATGTTCATTTTACCGCCTTTAATGCTTGCCTGGACAGAAAAAATTAAAATCAGTAATTTTTATAGTTTTAAAAAACCAACGGCTTCTCTTCTTTTTTTAGTCTTTTTGATCATGCTTTGTTCCATGCCTTTAATGGAGTGGGTTGGCTTGGCTAATCAAAAAATGGTGCTCCCGGAATTTCTTAAACCACTTGAAAACTGGATGCGGAGTAAAGAAGATGAAGCGATGAAAATGACAATTTTATTATTAAACACGAAGAATATTTCTGACTTTTTGATCAATATTCTAGTTATTGCGTTACTACCGGCCATCGGAGAGGAACTGATGTTCAGAGGAGGAATCCAACGGTCATTTACTAAAATGTTCAAGAATCCGCATGTGGCTATCTGGATTTCTGCTTTTATTTTCAGTGCAATACATCTCCAGTTTTTTGGTTTTTTCCCCAGGTTATTTTTGGGGGCGGCATTTGGTTATATTTATTGGTGGACGGGCAGTTTATGGTATGCTATGCTGGCACACTTTTTAAACAATGCGTATGCAGTGAGTGTAGCCTGGTATTTGCAAAAACATAACATTCCTTTAACTGAAGCAGATAATTCTTCAAATTTTCCATGGTATGCATACGTTATTAGTTTAATTTTGAGCATATTTTTATTTAAGTATTTAAAAAACAAAACCACATCGGGCAATGGAAAACAATTGGGTTAA
- the dusB gene encoding tRNA dihydrouridine synthase DusB, whose translation MSVKIGNIDLGEFPLLLAPMEDVSDPPFRFVCKQSGVDMMYTEFISSEGLIRDAAKSRQKLDIFEYERPIGIQIFGSEISTMQEATEIATLAKPDLIDINYGCPVKQVACKGAGSALLQDIDKMVKMTEAVVKATHLPVTVKTRLGWDDNTKNVDEVAERLQDIGIQALTIHGRTRSQMYKGEADWRMIRDIKRNPRIKIPVFGNGDVDSPQKALDWRREFEVDGIMIGRAAIGYPWIFREIAHFFKTGEKLAGPTVAERVSVCRTHLDKSIAWKGPKVGIFEMRRHYANYFKGLPDFKNYRMLLVKEDNIEIIHAILDEVADKYHHLLLEGEMA comes from the coding sequence ATGTCTGTAAAGATAGGAAATATTGACTTGGGAGAGTTCCCATTATTGCTGGCACCGATGGAAGATGTAAGCGATCCGCCTTTCCGTTTTGTATGTAAACAAAGCGGTGTGGATATGATGTACACAGAATTCATTTCTTCTGAAGGATTGATACGTGATGCAGCTAAAAGCAGGCAGAAACTTGATATTTTTGAGTACGAAAGACCTATTGGTATTCAGATTTTCGGAAGTGAAATATCAACCATGCAAGAAGCTACAGAAATTGCTACCCTGGCCAAACCAGACCTGATTGATATCAATTATGGCTGTCCTGTTAAACAGGTAGCTTGTAAAGGGGCAGGATCAGCACTTTTGCAGGATATAGATAAAATGGTAAAGATGACTGAAGCTGTAGTAAAAGCCACCCATTTACCGGTTACTGTTAAAACCCGTTTAGGCTGGGATGATAACACTAAAAACGTAGATGAGGTTGCCGAAAGGCTACAGGATATCGGTATTCAGGCACTGACTATTCACGGAAGGACAAGATCGCAGATGTATAAAGGCGAAGCCGACTGGCGGATGATCAGGGATATTAAAAGAAATCCAAGGATCAAAATTCCGGTTTTCGGTAACGGTGACGTAGACAGCCCTCAAAAGGCACTCGACTGGCGCAGAGAATTTGAAGTAGACGGAATCATGATCGGCAGAGCTGCAATTGGTTACCCGTGGATTTTCAGAGAAATTGCCCATTTTTTCAAAACCGGGGAAAAACTTGCTGGCCCTACAGTTGCAGAAAGAGTTTCAGTCTGCAGAACCCACTTAGATAAGTCTATTGCATGGAAAGGACCAAAAGTAGGTATTTTCGAGATGAGACGCCATTACGCTAATTATTTCAAAGGACTACCTGACTTTAAGAACTATAGAATGTTATTGGTCAAAGAAGATAACATTGAAATAATTCATGCTATTTTAGACGAAGTGGCAGATAAATATCATCACCTGCTCCTGGAAGGAGAAATGGCTTGA
- the apaG gene encoding Co2+/Mg2+ efflux protein ApaG, with protein MVTAITQGVKISVDTVYQEEYSNPEKEHFMFAYQISVENLSDYSIQLMRRQWFIFDSNGTQREVEGEGVVGIQPVIEPGESYSYVSGCNLTTDMGSMSGNYLMHRTADESDFTVDIPEFQLIVPYRLN; from the coding sequence ATGGTCACAGCGATTACACAAGGCGTTAAGATTTCGGTAGATACGGTGTATCAGGAAGAATATTCCAATCCTGAGAAAGAACATTTTATGTTTGCTTACCAGATTTCTGTAGAAAATCTGTCAGATTATTCGATACAATTAATGCGCCGTCAATGGTTTATTTTTGATTCCAACGGTACACAAAGGGAAGTAGAAGGGGAAGGCGTTGTTGGCATTCAGCCTGTCATAGAACCAGGAGAAAGCTATTCTTACGTTTCAGGATGTAATTTAACAACAGATATGGGATCGATGTCAGGAAATTACCTGATGCACCGGACTGCAGATGAAAGTGACTTTACAGTTGACATTCCTGAATTTCAACTCATTGTACCTTACCGTTTGAATTAG
- a CDS encoding zinc metallopeptidase, with product MATYLFFIIPILILSIFVQWKFRHKFARYAEMQLNSGFSGHEIAEKMLHDNGIYDVRVMNADGQLTDHYNPADKTVNLSTDVYYGRSVAAAAVAAHECGHAVQHAKSYYWLQFRTNMVPVVSISSNLLQWVLIIGILLIGFTGNPFVLGLGVAGLVLITIFSFITLPVEFDASKRALIWLKNNQVVMHSYEENAQAKDALWWAAMTYVVAALGALSNLLYYASMLFGRNKN from the coding sequence ATGGCGACCTATTTGTTTTTTATAATTCCGATACTGATTCTAAGCATTTTTGTGCAGTGGAAGTTCAGACATAAATTTGCGAGGTACGCGGAAATGCAGTTGAATTCTGGATTTTCAGGGCATGAGATTGCAGAAAAAATGTTGCATGATAATGGTATATATGATGTGAGGGTGATGAATGCAGACGGTCAGTTAACGGATCATTATAATCCAGCAGATAAAACTGTTAATTTAAGTACGGATGTGTATTATGGGAGAAGTGTTGCAGCCGCAGCCGTAGCTGCGCATGAATGCGGACATGCTGTTCAGCATGCTAAGTCCTACTATTGGCTGCAATTCAGAACTAATATGGTCCCGGTAGTCAGTATATCTTCTAATCTTTTGCAATGGGTATTGATCATAGGTATTTTGCTGATTGGCTTTACAGGTAATCCTTTTGTCCTGGGATTGGGAGTAGCCGGGCTTGTGCTGATCACGATATTTAGCTTCATCACCTTGCCTGTTGAATTTGATGCGAGTAAAAGAGCTTTAATATGGCTTAAAAATAATCAGGTAGTGATGCATAGTTATGAAGAAAATGCACAGGCAAAAGATGCTTTATGGTGGGCAGCAATGACCTATGTAGTAGCTGCCCTTGGTGCATTGTCCAATTTATTATATTATGCTTCCATGTTATTTGGAAGAAATAAAAACTAA